A window of Oryza glaberrima chromosome 2, OglaRS2, whole genome shotgun sequence genomic DNA:
ttttatcaaacctATCCAATCTAAGGCTCCATTTGAACACTTGTTTAGCTTTTGCAGCTCCTCATTTACTGTGAGTATGTTTCCTAATCTGTTAGACGACATGTTCTTTGCAAaagctttttatatatattttaatttataatagttaatacctGATCGATCTGAAATTGTGAATGGGGTACAGTAATAAACCTGATGATAAATGTGGTGTGTGCTTGTATCTGAAAAAAGTGAAGAAGGCCCGGTGACATGAAAAATGATGGGACAGACAGAACTAAGATGCATGGTCGATGGAAATGTGAAACTGATCCATTATTATTCCAGCCGAGATCTATCGCATGCAATTGTAGACCACTTTATCAAATTATTACCGACAGTTAGCTCTTCACAGTCTTCATGTGCATGCATTGCTGTTCATTATCTAAAACAAAAATGTGCATGTCGCGTTGAGTTGATCGATCACAGTACAATATGCATGCATTACGCATGCTTAATTTGCCTGCCTTATGCATGCATgcgctgttaacttttttatgatcttctttttctctgatcCGTGTGCTAATCGATACAGTGTATGACATTTGTCGTTTGTAAAACGCACGTGGTTTATCTTTGTACTGATCTGTTGGGTTTTTATCGTTTTGAAGAGAAATAAAACATAGCCGCATGTACTCGCTCCGTCCAACTAAGaggcaaaaaaaattgaattctaGTAAAAGGtccccccacaaaaaaaaaagaagagaaaaaacggTACGATGTTATATTATATTACTACCACAAAGATGCAATATATAGTACCGGCTGGAGCAGTAGTAAGAAACTATGGGTTGAACTCTTAGTGACTAGTGagtcaaattttaaactctAGAATTGTAAATCTTTTTCAAATGGAGAAAGTATATGAGAATGTTTAATTAAGATTCTAacatgttgagttgtgatccaaattcatttgtacttaataaaggccagcttctgccgtagtggagcggaggcccgtcgccggGAGGCTTGGGCCCCATCCCTTTtggggttccaccatatatatacctcttgtaagccgccgtgcggcgatgtaatctcaccccagatatagtgaagatattttgctggctggcgcccgtggttttttctctcctgttttgggagggttttccacgttaaatctcgtgtcttctgtgattgatctattgttctttatcgtctGTTCgcttatcgtttcctaacataACAGATGTATAGCTGCTCCAAATAATTCGACTTATCGTTTCGATTCAAAGAAGTTAATTGTagagttttaaaaaataaagtaaaagtTAAAAGCTAATTTTCTATTAAATgcttatcaaaatataattaaaggTTTCCCGAACTGACCGTATATTAGCCACGGACAACATGGCAGCCGACAAACTATTATTAATGTGATCATTGCATATGtacgtcatatatatatatatttatatttatatatatatatatttcaaaataaTTAATCTCAATgttatattaaaagaaaagtaaaGGGAAAGGGAAAGGGGCAATATAATAGAGGCGGTCAAGCTAATTAAGGTCGGTAGGGAGGACCAAGTTAAGTGATGATCACCACGTGTCAACGCTGACCGCGTCCATGTCAAAATCATCCGCTCACCACTAGTAGAACCACTAGTAGTGGATCGATCGCTTCATTCAGATAGCCAGCCGCCCAGGCCAAGTTCCACTTTAATTTCATCCGTTTTTAGTCATGCATGGCCATGGAAAATATATAGCTTGCGTACTCCCTTTAATTTGTTAcgtggaatatatatatacctactaGAGAAATATGACACATCACAATTTAAACATGTTAGTACACACATCACAGTACTATAAAATTAAACATTGTAGTACGAGATATGATATATCCTACTaatataaatctaaacatacatCTTGAATATGTATTTCTAAGATGTATCACATATCATACGTATTAGGTTTGTatttatgggatagagggagtaagaACCTTGTTTGTActaaaataaattcacttttatacggttagatttatttataaactaaacttattttggaataTAGGATATACATCCCAATTTAATTATGTAAACTATAGTATACATATTAGAATACGTACGTGGATTATATTATATGATGGGgaagatagattttttttttaacttttgtgTTGGAcgttttaaaaaagaagagtagTTTTATTGGGATCATCAGCCACGTTTGTTTTAAATACTGACTCAAAACAATATCTTTCTGAAGgccgtttagttcccaaaattttttcccaaaaacatcacattgaatctttggatacatgcatgaagcattaaatatagataaaaagaaaaactaattacatagttatgggggaaatcacgagacgaatcttttagcctaattagtccgtgattagccataagtgctacagtaacccacatgtgctaatgacggcttaattagcctcaaaagattcgtctcgcggtttctaggcgagttctgaaattatttttttattcgtgtccgaaaaccccttccaatatccggtcaaacgtccgatgtgacacctaaaaatttttatttcctcaactaaacacaccctgattATACCTCCTGAGGAGGACCATATATGCGGCTATAGAATAATTTATATAGAGTACTTCCAAGCACTTTGTCATTTTGCTACTAGCTAACTAAAATATACTATACTCCCATATTTTGGGCACGCGACCCATATGCATGCACACGAGTGCATACAATTCTGTGTTTTATTTAACTTTTGGTCAACTAGCCGCAACTCCATAAATTCGGTCTGAAATAGTAGCGCGTATATATGATCGTCTTCAACATACAATATATAATTACCCCAAAAAGATTGATCTATACcaaaagattgaaaaaaaaaacactagaaGCTGATATCTGTGACGAGCGCAAGCATGGCCGTTAGGGTGACAcgagtgatcgatcgatcgagtcaTCGAGAGCCTGAGCATGCACGCATGGGAAATGTTTAATTTAAACTGTATAGTAGGCAGCTCAAAAAAtccataaaaattaaaaaaaatacagataaAAATACATATGCAGGCTATTCGTACTAGGATTGTTGGACTTGAGTTGCCGGCCAAGTTTTGGAGGCGCCGCAAATCTCAGAAGTATGAATTGAAAGCTGCTGCCTACCAGGCTACACAGTTCTTGCGCTGCCTCTTTCACATGAGctatcttaattaattattcgtCGCTACAGTCTCTGCCTCCAATTTCATCTAGAAGTACGTTGCTGTCCTAATTAACATATACTGTACGTATATAATTATATGTGCaatactactccatccacgATTGACTAGTACTGATTGACATCATGAAAAAGATCATTTGTGTCATATGTTAATATGCATCATGCCCCCTTCAATTAActtgtaaattatatatgtgtGACTGACTAATTAACATGCATGGCTGGAGTCACAAGCAGTCCACTGACCAGTCATAGAGATTAGTCATATTATCGGTGaactttaatttaattaaagaaaacatGGCTGACAAAAAGCAAAAACGGAATTAGCAAACAAGGATATATTCACTGTTAGAAATACTAAAGCTAATTGGAATGCATGCATGTTCTTCGCTTTGAAGCTGCCACTACTATAGCTTTATGCGATTTTGACTAAGCTTAATTAAGTTCCCGAGGCTCGAAAAACTTTTGAATTTGGATGCCAAAGtggtatacatatatactcctatatagcaCGACGACTAGGACTTTGTTTTTTACGGAATTTAGCTTAATTTGGAAGCTAAGCGCGACTATATATATAAGTACAAATCAAACCGCAACAATAGTTTATTGATTAATCAATCGATCGCGACAAGTGACTATTAGAATCTGGAAATATAATATATTGACGTACAGAAACTAAAGCAGATCGAATCTGTAACTGTTAGATATATATGCTGTTTGTTTGCGTGATAAAATTAAGTATAGCTAATCACCTCCACATGTCATGTTTAGCTCGTTCGATTctcatatactacctccgtcccaaaatactcgtcgctttgagtttttttttataacttttgatcattcgtcttattcaaaaaattatagaattattatttattttatttgtgacttattttattatcaaaagcaCCTTaaatatgacttatcttttttttatatttacaccaaattttcaaataatacgaATGATCATATGTTGcatgaaaaaagtcaaagcgaccactattttgggacggagatagtatattACTAGGCACCATTATCGATCTGTctcttttacttttctttttgttttatttccatAATAATATATTTGCATGTAATCAACATTGAACAATTGAGCATTAAAATGGTGTAACAATAGGTGTTGGTGCAGCAGAGAATCAATTGATAGTACACAGTGGCAGtagtaatttcttttttttcataagaaAGCTCGAGGAGTACTTTGTAACCGAAAATGATGCCAGTTTTTATTTTGTCAAAATACTGACCCTTAACCACAAACAGAAGAAATTAATGATCCGATAGAGGACTATATATATTACTTAAATAATTAGCCTCTCTGCACCACTGGGACGCATGCACATGACATTATATATCGAGAtgcagaataataataataagaaaagTTGAGTAGTACTTTTTCACATacaatttaatgattttttattttttcacatacaatttaataaaaataaaaataagaaaagtgAAGGAGTACTTTTTCACGTAAAACTGATACTAGTTTATTTTGTCATAGTACCGATCGAGACTTGTACGtataatgaaaagaaaaatagttaatgattaatattacaGGAGTACTGTACTATATATCATAATGATGAGAAATCTCGATCGGTACAAAACGGggaacacatgcatggagatATATCTAGACCAACAAGTACGTACAGAAATAAACTTCTGTCGAGGATGTACTTGAACATGAATGTTTGCTTGATATTGTTAtttagctatattttagaatactTTACAAATGGAGGGATGAATTGCAAGTACACCCTCTAATTTaaattagattaaattaaacaCATGGTGAAATAGGAATAGTTAGGAAGCTAGGCAGCCGTAAATTAACCTAAAATGTACATATTGATAGAAGCAAGGCATAGTCATTTATGCGTAAAGGTAGGCACCGACGACTACAGTAGACGAAATTTTGGGGGTGGACGGAGAGTTAATTATTTTCCGTTATATATTCGGTACatatatagttaattaattttgtggcggtttatatgtatatatataaataaataaataaataaataaataaataaataaagggaGATGCCTGCAGTATGAAATAGGCAAAGGGAGGCGAGGAGAAATACGGCATGCATGTTGACCGGAAGGCATACACATACATATGCAGAAAAAGGAAGGACGGAAAAGAAAAGATGCATGGCGGAAAGGGAAAGGCCCGATGAATGGGAGGAATCATATATTCCATcgattagagcaagtttaatagtaagtTCAATATCAACtatcaatttattttagaatcaacatatataagtacAGTagaatcaacatatataagtacAGTAGTTGTAaggttatttttaatttttcttctcctctctttttctctcactAATGTATTTATATTAGAGCAGCTAATAATTAACTGTtgttgcatgagagccaacacgtacgttttcttttatatattttttcttttacataATAAGTTTATAGTGTGCTTATACTACCTCATTGTATTATGTTTGCTCTTAATTAAGGCATTAATTAAGGTGGACGGAGAATCGGAATGGATTGATGCGATGCCTCCACTGGGGGAACCTCCCTCTTCTCTGGATGCTTTTGCTGTGCCGGCGCCGCGTGGTTCTTCGTTTCGTTTGTCTCTCCATCTCTTAATTCCTTACGTTGACCATTATTTAAGCCTCAAAATCATCTGTAGCTTAGCTTGTTCAAGGAGGCCGCGTCCCGCGTGCGTGCGTCTGTCGCGGTCGCGGTCGATGCCATGCTATGCTAGCATCACCTGTCAAGCACGCACGCATGCAGTTGATCCAGTCAAACCCCACAATACATAGgcactagcttagcttagcttattACTTAATTATCCCATCCTCCTAATCTCCTCAGGCCTCAGCTCTCCATCCATCTATATATACATTAACACCACAACACCCCTTCCCGCTCATACCATCCATCCaaccatcgatcgatcacttcCAACTTATTTTCTTTAAGAGAAACAACAAGCTTAAGCTAGCTAGTTAGTCATCTTGTTAATTTTGGCCTCAAATAGGTCTAGAATTCATCAAGAAcacgagctagctagctgcactgtctcgctatatatatatatatacactgctCATATGGAGCTAGTGGTGCAGGCTTTGGCGGCCGCAGCTGCCCTCCtcgccgtcttcttcctctccaccttatacctctcgccggcggccaccgcgcgccgcctccgcaacGCCGGCTTCCGCGGCCCGACCCCTTCCTTCCCGCTTGGGAACCTCCGCGAGATCGCCTCCTCGCTCGCCTCCAACAACGACACCGACGAATCCAACACCAAGGGCGGCGACATCCACGCCGCCGTGTTCCCCTACTtcgcgcggtggcggcgggcgttCGGCAAGGTGTTCGTCTACTGGCTCGGCACGGAGCCGTTCCTGTACGTCGCCGACCCTGAGTTCCTcaaggccgccaccgccggcgccctcgGCAAGCTCTGGGGCAAGCCCGACGTGTTCCGCCGCGACCGCATGCCCATGTTCGGGAGGGGCCTCGTCATGGCGGAGGGCGACGAGTGGGCTCGCCACCGCCACATCATCGCCCCGGCCTTCTCCGCCACCAACCTCAACGACATGATCGGCGTGAtggaggagacgacggcgaagaTGCTGGGCGAGTGGGGCgacatggtggcggcggggcagaGCTGCGTCGACGTCGAGAAGGGCGTGGTCCGGAACGCCGCCGAGATCATCGCCAGGGCCAGCTTCGGCAtctccgccgacgacgacgacgccaccggCGCCAGGGTGTTCCACAAGCTGCAGGCCATGCAGGCGATGCTGTTCCGCTCCACCCGCCTCGTCGGCGTgccgctcgccggcctcctccacatCCGCGCCACCTACGAGGCGTGGAAGCTGGGGCGGGAGATCGACGCGCTCCTGCTCGACATCATCGagtcgcggcggcgccgaggcggcggcggcgggaagaagaagaagaagacgacgtcGAACGACCTGCTGTCGCTGCTGCTGGCCGGGAGCGAGGCGAGCGCGGGGGCGGAGAGGAAGCTGACGACGCGGGAGCTGGTGGACGAGTGCAAGACGTTCTTCTTCGGCGGGCACGAGACGACGGCGCTGGCGCTGTCGTGGACGCTGCTGATGCTGGCGGCGCACCCGGAGTggcaggcggcggtgcgggaggaggtggtggaggtggccgGCCGGTCAGGCCccctcgacgcggcggcgctggggaaACTCACCAAGATGGGGTGCGTGCTGAGCGAGGTGCTCCGGCTGTACCCGCCGTCGCCGAACGTGCAGAGGCAGGCGCTGCAGGACGTcgtggtggtcgccggcgacggcgagaagaAGGTGGTGATCCCGAAGGGGACGAACATGTGGATCGACGTGGTGGCGATGCACCGGGACGGCGAGCTgtggggggaggaggcgagcgagTTCAGGCCGGAGAGGTTCATGAGGGAGGGGGTGCAGGGAGGGTGCCGGCACCGGATGGGGTACGTGCCGTTCGGTTTCGGGGGGAGGATCTGCGTGGGGCGAAACCTGACGGCGATGGAGCTCCGGGTGGTGCTGGCCATGGTGCTCCGCCGCTTCGCCGTCGAGGTGGCGCCGGAGTACCGCCACGCGCCCAGGATCATGCTCTCCCTCCGTCCATCCCATGGCATCCAACTCCGCCTCACCCCCCTATGCTAGCTAATTAATCATATTATTCATAGTTAATCACTCAATTATGTTTtgtttgtgcatgcatgcatgcaaaggcAAAGCAATGCATctgcatgcgtgcgtgcgtacgtacgtatactGGTGACCAGTATACATGTAGTCGTATATACACTAATACCATGCATGAATTAATACTAGCTAAAGCTTGATGCTTTAAGCTTTAAGCTGAGCTGTGTCATATGAATGAATAATTGAATTGAATCGATCTGCCGGATGGTTATTAACTTATTACTgctctctctgtttcatatttgacttttttttctaaattcaaaTTGAACTA
This region includes:
- the LOC127763658 gene encoding cytochrome P450 714C3 is translated as MELVVQALAAAAALLAVFFLSTLYLSPAATARRLRNAGFRGPTPSFPLGNLREIASSLASNNDTDESNTKGGDIHAAVFPYFARWRRAFGKVFVYWLGTEPFLYVADPEFLKAATAGALGKLWGKPDVFRRDRMPMFGRGLVMAEGDEWARHRHIIAPAFSATNLNDMIGVMEETTAKMLGEWGDMVAAGQSCVDVEKGVVRNAAEIIARASFGISADDDDATGARVFHKLQAMQAMLFRSTRLVGVPLAGLLHIRATYEAWKLGREIDALLLDIIESRRRRGGGGGKKKKKTTSNDLLSLLLAGSEASAGAERKLTTRELVDECKTFFFGGHETTALALSWTLLMLAAHPEWQAAVREEVVEVAGRSGPLDAAALGKLTKMGCVLSEVLRLYPPSPNVQRQALQDVVVVAGDGEKKVVIPKGTNMWIDVVAMHRDGELWGEEASEFRPERFMREGVQGGCRHRMGYVPFGFGGRICVGRNLTAMELRVVLAMVLRRFAVEVAPEYRHAPRIMLSLRPSHGIQLRLTPLC